The Gloeobacter morelensis MG652769 genome contains the following window.
GCGCTGCGGGGGGTGCCGGGTTTTGCCATCAACGACGCCGGGCGCGGTGCGGATTTTCACAACGGCTCGTACTACCGGGGGGCGACGGTCAACCAGTCGGCGCTGCTCATCAACGGCCGCCAGATCAAAACCGGCCTCAACTCCAACCACGGCGCCACCGACTACAACAGCATCCCGGTGGAAGGGATCAAGCGCATCGAACTACTCGGTCCCGGTGCCGGCACAACCCTCTACGGTTCGGATGTGATCGGCGGCGTCATCAACATCATCACCGAGGAGGGACCGGCAGTCCCCACGTTTTCCGGCAGCGCCGAGTACGGCTCCTACGGCGAATCGATCTACCGCACCTCCTACGGCGGTACCAGCGAACGGCTCAAGTACAACTTCGGCTACCAGAGCTACGGGGCCACCAACAACTTTCCGGTGCCGGTGGGTTCGACCAACCGGGGAGAGGATGGGCGGCTGATGAACGCCGACATGTACACCGCGAGCTACCAGGGCAGTGCCACCTATACCTTTGATCGGCGCAACAACCTGACGTTTGATTTATTTAAGAACCTGAGCCGCAAGGGCCTGATTATCGGCAACTCCAAAGACCGGCTCGATCGCGACGGCCTCAACGTCGGCCTGACCTGGCGGACACTGCTGGGAGAAGGCGACGACTCGGTACTGGTCACCACCCTGGGATACGTGGACGATTTTTTCAGCACCTACGGCCCGGTCCAGACCGACTACTTCAAGGCCGTGCAATTGGCCTCCAAGTTCTACCAGGCCCGCATCGACCACACCTGGCGCACCAGCCCCGGCAACACGCTGCGCTGGGGGGTGGACACCAAGCACAACACGCTGCTCAGCACCCAGAACAACACCAGCCCCGACCCGATCTTTTTTGGGCTGGGCGGCACCACCGACACGGCGATCACCAACACCGGCATCTTCGCCCTCGACAGCTGGCAGATCGTCGACGGGGTGCAGCTGGATCTGGGACTGCGCCAAACTTTCGACAGCAAATTCGGCAGCTACCTCAACCCGAGCGCCGGCTTGCGCTGGCAGATTATTCCGGAGGTGGCTCTGCGCGCCAGTTATGCTTCGGTGCAGCGCAACCCCGGGCCGGACTTTCTGTTCGTGGAGGACGCGGCGGAAGGATTTTTGCCCAATCCCGACTTGAAGCCGGAGCGCGGATCGGTCTACAACGCCGGTTTTGACCTGCGCTTCGCCGACAATCTCCGGGGCGAGCTCACCTACTTCGGCAGCCTCATCCAGGATCGCATCGGCAACGGACCGCTGCCGGCCGACCCCACCCTCACCCAGCGCACCAACATCGGCGCGGTCGGCACCAACGGCATCGAGGCGGGGATCAAATGGCAGATCGATCCGCAGTGGTCGAGCTATCTGAGCTACACCTACACCAAGATCAAAATCGAGGAGGGCCGCTCCCTGGGCCTGTTGCGTTTTTTGCCCGAGTCGGTGGGGCAGGTGGGCGTGGGCTACGACAACCAGGGCCTGCAGGTGAACGTGTTCGTCAACTACAACAGCGGTGCAGCCCGCACCAATGCGCTGGCCTCCTACACCACCCCCTTCGCCACGATCGACCTGCGCGCCGCCATCCCGATCAACCGGGCTTTGGCGCTGACGGTCTACCTGGCCAACCTGGCGGACGTGCAGTACGAGCGGGTCAACACGTTCTATTCGCCCGGCCTGACCTATCGTGTCGGTCTGCAGACCAGCTTTTAGCACCTGACTGGAAACCGAAGGGCGCATATTCGACAACGAGAGCGCGGGCGATCATATGTTGAGCGACAGGCTCAGCAATCTCACAAACGACTCGGGGAACACCGGGTTTACGGCGTGCTCCGCTTGAAATTTGCCCATGACGGCAACGGATACGATTCCTACTTGAGCGGTTCCTCGGACACCGCCTTCAGCAAGCACTCGCCGCTTTGGCGTCAAGGCAGTTCGACTGAGAGGGGTTTGGCGATGTGCGGCAGGCCCCAGCCGAGTTTCTCGCGCAGCAGCGCGAAAAATTCGGGCGGCTGCAGACGAATCAGCCGGGTGCGGTAGCGGGCGCGGCGGATGCGTACCTGATCGCCCGGCCAGATGTAACAGCCGGAGTTGCCGTCGAGCGAAAGAATCAGGTGCTGGTGGTTGGTGGGAGGATGGACCACCAGCGATTCGGTGTCGGCAAAGACCAGCCCCCGCGCCGCGAGCGAGTGGGGACAGATGGGGATGAGCTGCAGTACCTGCACATCCGGGGTGATCACCGGCCCCCCGGCGGCGAGGGCGTAGGCGGTCGAACCGGTGGGGGTGGCGACGATCACCCCGTCGGCGGCAATATCGACGATGTTGTGGCGGCCGATGGCCACCTCGAAGTGGCAAATTCCCGAGAGCGGTTCTTTGTGCAGCACCGCCTCGTTGAGGGCAAGCGCCTCCCAGATGAGCCGCTCGTCGCGAAAGACGCGCACCTCGATCATCGAACGGTCTTCGAGGGCGTACTGGCCGGCAAGCAGCGTATCGATGGCCGGGTGGATTTGATTGAGGTAACCCTCGGTGAGAAAGCCCATGTGACCCGTATTGATGGTCAGCAAGGGAATGTCGAAGGGGGCTACCTGGCGGGCGGCGGCCAGCACCGTGCCGTCGCCCCCCAGCACGATGGCGAAGGGCATCGCCTCGTCGAAACCCTCGGCCGCGAGCCGGTCGATGGGGGTATGGCAGACAGGGCTGTCCGGGCGCGGGAAACCCAGGATGCCTCCCCAGCCGGTGGTCTGATAGACGCGGTAGCCCGCGTCCTGGAATTTTTCGGTCAACTCGGCCGCCGCTCGGGCGGCGGCCGGTTTGATGTCGTTGAAGATGATCCCGGCTTTGGGGAGGGCCATCATGCTATTCAGGCTCGCCGGCGTGGTAGGAACTGCGCACCAGCGGTCCGGAGCGCACGTGGGCAAAGCCCAAATCGCGGGCGACGGCGCCCAGTTCGGCAAATTCGGCCGGGGTCCAGTACTTGTGCACCGGCAGGTGGTCTTTAGAAGGCTGCAGGTACTGGCCGAGGGTGACCCGGTCGCAACCCACCTTGCGCAGATCGAGCAATGTCTCGATCACTTCTTCGCGCGTCTCGCCGTGGCCCAGCATCAGCCCCGACTTGGTGAAAATTTTGGCATCCAGACGCTTGACGGCGGCAAGGACCGCCAGACTGCGCGCGTAGGTAGCGGCGCGGCGGGCGTAGCTTTGCAGGCGCCGCACCGTCTCGATGTTGTGATTAAAGCAGACGGGCCGCGCGGCGACCACGGCGGCGATACACGCCTCTTCGCCGCGAAAATCCGGGGTGAGTACTTCGATCTCAGTCTCGGGGTTGCGCGCGCGGATCGATTCCATCGTGCGCACAAACCAGCCCGCACCCTGATCCGGCAGATCGTCGCGGGCCACCGAAGTGAGCACCACGTACTTGAGTGCTAACAGCACCACCGACTCGGCGACTTTTTCAGGCTCCTGCGGGTCGAGGGGAAGAGCCTTGCCACCGGCAACCTGGCAGAAGCCGCAGGCGCGGGTGCACACCGGTCCCATCAACAAAAACGTCGCGGTCTTCTGGGCGTAGCACTCCGCCCGGTTCGGGCAGCGCCCCTCCTCGCAGATGGTGTGCAGCGAGCGCTGCTTGACGATCTTCTCGACCGTCGAGACTTGCGAGGCGGTGCCGATGGTGCGGCGCACCCACTCGGGCAGGCGGGAGCTAGCGGTCTGGTGGGACATGGCGAGCACGGACGGATCGCCTTTCAGGATACCTTGACACTCGCCAAAGGGTCTCAAGCCCTCTCGTCAAACACACATCAGGATCGAATCCGTTCGCGACGCTTCCGTTCGCAACGGTTGGGGCGGGCCTATCGGGTGCAAAGCTTATCAACAAATCCGAGTTCCGGGGAACAAGCTGCGATGTTTTTGAACCGCCCTACCGGCCGCACGATTGATTAACCAGACAGTTTCGCAAATATTCTTCCCGTAGCAAGCCAACCGTGTCACCGGGTCGGCACAGCCCTCAAAGCCTGCTGGGGAGAGGGCGTTGCCGTGTTGCAGGTTAATATTTGTTGAAAGCTGTTTTCGGAATAGAGGCCACGTGGTAGCGTCGTAGCTAACGAAGGTGTTGCTTCAGGGCCAGTTCTCTCAACCCCCTACACTGGCCCCTTTTTATTGGCATTTTCACCGACGCATACGTGGGTGTCGACCCTACCGCCGCAAGAAACGTTCCGGCGGTAGGGTCAACACTTTGGAGATGAACTGGATCCAGATGGCCGCAGCGACGGCGCTGCCGACGGCGAAGGCGAACGGGTAGGTGATCGAGCCTGGGACACTGAAGATCAGCGGCAGACTGCCGATACCGGTGGCGGCGGCGACCAGTAGGCCGATATAGGGCAAAAGCAGCAACCGGGCGTCGCGCCTGAACACCGGTTGGGCGAGCAGGCCAAGCAGGGTGCGGCGCAGCGCCAGGCCGCAGCTCAAGGAGGCCAGAGCCGCCGCCAAGATCAAAAACAGCGGGCCGGGATCGATGGCGGACTCGGGCACAGCGCAGCAGCCTCGCGGCAGTGATAAACAGAAGCCAGTGTACCAGCAGCCGTACTCGCGCCCGAGTCCTCCCGCGTACTAGGATGCATGGTGGCCCGTAGCCTGGGTTTGATGAGCGACCTCAAGCGCACCCCTCTTTACGCGCAGCACCTGCAGCTTGGTGCGCGCCTCGTTCCTTTTGGCGGCTGGGAGATGCCCCTGCAGTACAGCACCCTCACCGGCGAACACCGGGCCGTGCGCACCGGCGCGGGTCTTTTTGACATCTCCCACATGGGCAAGTACACCCTCTCGGGGCCGGACGTGCTGGCCCAGATCCAGCGGCTGGTGCCCTCGGATCTGGCTCGATTGCAACCCGGCCAGGCCCAGTACACCGTCCTGCTCAATGAGCAAGCCGGGATCATCGACGATGTCATCTTTTACTGCCGCAGCCCAGAGCATTGGGTGGTGATCGTCAACGGCGCCACCAACGACAAAGACCGCCGCTGGCTCGCAGAACACCTGCAGGGCGTTCACTTCGACGACCTGACCGGCACCCACACGCTGCTGGCGCTGCAGGGACCGGCGGCGGCCAAGGCGCTGCAGCCGCTGGTGGACTTCGACCTTGCCCGGCTGGGCCGCTTTGAGCATGCCCAGATCTCGCTGGCGGGCCAACCGGCTTTTCTGGCCAGGACCGGCTATACCGGTGAGGACGGCTTTGAGATTATGAGCCCCCAGCCCGCAGGCATCGCGCTGTGGCAATCGCTCACAGCAGCTGGCGTACCGCCCTGCGGCCTCGGTGCCCGCGATACCCTGCGCCTCGAGGCGGCGATGCACCTGTACGGTCAGGACATGGATGAATCGACCACGCCGCTCGAAGCGTCTCTGGGCTGGGTGGTCGATTGGGACAAGCCCGATTACCTCGGCCGGGAGATTTTGCTGGCCCAAAAGGCCCACGGCACCGAGCGGCGGCTGGTCGGGCTCACCGTCGAAGGTCGGCAGATTGCCCGCCACGGCTACGGTCTTTTTGACGGCGAGCGGCAGGTAGGAGTCGTCACTAGCGGCACCCTCACCCCGACGGTGGGGCGGCCCATTGCGCTTGGCTACGTGAGCACACCGCTGGCCCGCATCGGTTCGACGCTCGAAGTCGACATTCGTGGTCGCCGGGCTCCAGCCACCGTCGTCAGGCGCCCCTTCTACCGCCGCGCGCTGTAAGATCCCTGTGTGACAAAAATGTAGAGGTAGGCGAACCATGGCCCTGGAATATCCGGAGGAACTGAAGTATCTCGACTCCCACGAGTACCTGCGCGTCGAGG
Protein-coding sequences here:
- a CDS encoding TonB-dependent receptor plug domain-containing protein, which codes for MLAGLPLVGGLASAQVIPTRDSLARPSQAARDLLAAPTVGPIAQVPSTPQPDAADPDGATTLDETVVEGMLSPRRSTPVFTITKEDIQKKAAVNLADALRGVPGFAINDAGRGADFHNGSYYRGATVNQSALLINGRQIKTGLNSNHGATDYNSIPVEGIKRIELLGPGAGTTLYGSDVIGGVINIITEEGPAVPTFSGSAEYGSYGESIYRTSYGGTSERLKYNFGYQSYGATNNFPVPVGSTNRGEDGRLMNADMYTASYQGSATYTFDRRNNLTFDLFKNLSRKGLIIGNSKDRLDRDGLNVGLTWRTLLGEGDDSVLVTTLGYVDDFFSTYGPVQTDYFKAVQLASKFYQARIDHTWRTSPGNTLRWGVDTKHNTLLSTQNNTSPDPIFFGLGGTTDTAITNTGIFALDSWQIVDGVQLDLGLRQTFDSKFGSYLNPSAGLRWQIIPEVALRASYASVQRNPGPDFLFVEDAAEGFLPNPDLKPERGSVYNAGFDLRFADNLRGELTYFGSLIQDRIGNGPLPADPTLTQRTNIGAVGTNGIEAGIKWQIDPQWSSYLSYTYTKIKIEEGRSLGLLRFLPESVGQVGVGYDNQGLQVNVFVNYNSGAARTNALASYTTPFATIDLRAAIPINRALALTVYLANLADVQYERVNTFYSPGLTYRVGLQTSF
- a CDS encoding NAD(+) kinase, which codes for MMALPKAGIIFNDIKPAAARAAAELTEKFQDAGYRVYQTTGWGGILGFPRPDSPVCHTPIDRLAAEGFDEAMPFAIVLGGDGTVLAAARQVAPFDIPLLTINTGHMGFLTEGYLNQIHPAIDTLLAGQYALEDRSMIEVRVFRDERLIWEALALNEAVLHKEPLSGICHFEVAIGRHNIVDIAADGVIVATPTGSTAYALAAGGPVITPDVQVLQLIPICPHSLAARGLVFADTESLVVHPPTNHQHLILSLDGNSGCYIWPGDQVRIRRARYRTRLIRLQPPEFFALLREKLGWGLPHIAKPLSVELP
- the lipA gene encoding lipoyl synthase; this encodes MSHQTASSRLPEWVRRTIGTASQVSTVEKIVKQRSLHTICEEGRCPNRAECYAQKTATFLLMGPVCTRACGFCQVAGGKALPLDPQEPEKVAESVVLLALKYVVLTSVARDDLPDQGAGWFVRTMESIRARNPETEIEVLTPDFRGEEACIAAVVAARPVCFNHNIETVRRLQSYARRAATYARSLAVLAAVKRLDAKIFTKSGLMLGHGETREEVIETLLDLRKVGCDRVTLGQYLQPSKDHLPVHKYWTPAEFAELGAVARDLGFAHVRSGPLVRSSYHAGEPE
- the gcvT gene encoding glycine cleavage system aminomethyltransferase GcvT, producing MVARSLGLMSDLKRTPLYAQHLQLGARLVPFGGWEMPLQYSTLTGEHRAVRTGAGLFDISHMGKYTLSGPDVLAQIQRLVPSDLARLQPGQAQYTVLLNEQAGIIDDVIFYCRSPEHWVVIVNGATNDKDRRWLAEHLQGVHFDDLTGTHTLLALQGPAAAKALQPLVDFDLARLGRFEHAQISLAGQPAFLARTGYTGEDGFEIMSPQPAGIALWQSLTAAGVPPCGLGARDTLRLEAAMHLYGQDMDESTTPLEASLGWVVDWDKPDYLGREILLAQKAHGTERRLVGLTVEGRQIARHGYGLFDGERQVGVVTSGTLTPTVGRPIALGYVSTPLARIGSTLEVDIRGRRAPATVVRRPFYRRAL